Proteins from a single region of Nitrospira sp.:
- the trmL gene encoding tRNA (uridine(34)/cytosine(34)/5-carboxymethylaminomethyluridine(34)-2'-O)-methyltransferase TrmL, with product MFDIILYQPEIPPNTGNIIRLCANTGARLHLVKPLGFSLEDKQLLRAGLDYHEFATLSVYENWGECAEQFNNRRVFAVSTRNTQRYDRIIYASDDAFLFGPETRGLPMDLLESFEQERRIRLPMRPESRSLNLSNAVAVVVYEAWRQIGFENGQ from the coding sequence ATGTTCGATATCATCCTCTATCAACCTGAAATTCCGCCGAACACCGGCAATATCATCCGCCTCTGCGCTAATACCGGAGCAAGGCTGCACCTCGTAAAGCCTTTGGGGTTTTCCCTCGAAGACAAACAGTTGCTGCGGGCCGGGTTGGACTACCACGAGTTCGCGACCCTCAGCGTCTATGAAAATTGGGGCGAGTGTGCTGAGCAGTTCAATAATCGTCGCGTGTTTGCCGTCTCGACGAGGAATACTCAGCGGTACGATCGCATCATCTATGCATCAGACGATGCGTTTCTGTTCGGCCCGGAAACTCGTGGACTGCCGATGGATCTACTGGAGTCATTTGAGCAGGAGCGTCGCATACGTCTCCCCATGCGCCCAGAGAGTCGCAGCCTCAACCTCTCGAACGCGGTCGCGGTTGTTGTCTACGAGGCCTGGCGGCAGATAGGCTTTGAGAACGGCCAATGA
- a CDS encoding TOBE-like domain-containing protein, whose product MSIQVDHVTKKFGTFTVLNDVNLHVQSGELIALLGPSGCGKTTLLRILAGLERPDQGRIVLHGREVTDHRITERQVGFVFQHYALFRHMTVADNVAFGLTVRPRAQRPSAARIQEKVRELLTLVQLQAMADRYPSQLSGGQRQRVALARALAVEPKLLLLDEPFGALDAKVRKELQRWLRRLHDELHITGIFVTHDQEEALEVADRVVVMHQGNVEQIGTPDEVYEKPANPFVYRFLGDVNMFHGRIFEEQTVPEGSEGTSVELTSTVAEHEVTFVRPHDLELNRSRTNDDQFEATVRYVLTAGSRVRVELKVQDSEETIEVELTKERYRELDLREGEIVFVHPRHRQVFKVPQT is encoded by the coding sequence ATGAGCATTCAAGTCGACCATGTCACGAAGAAGTTCGGAACTTTTACGGTGCTGAACGACGTCAACCTGCATGTGCAGTCGGGGGAATTAATCGCGCTACTGGGTCCTTCCGGTTGCGGCAAAACGACCTTATTGAGAATTCTTGCCGGACTGGAAAGACCTGATCAGGGGCGCATTGTTCTGCACGGCAGGGAGGTGACGGATCATCGGATCACGGAGCGCCAGGTCGGGTTTGTCTTTCAACACTATGCGTTGTTCCGGCACATGACCGTGGCGGACAATGTGGCATTTGGGCTCACGGTGAGGCCCCGAGCTCAACGACCTTCTGCCGCTCGCATACAGGAAAAGGTTCGTGAACTGCTGACACTCGTGCAGTTGCAGGCCATGGCCGATCGGTATCCCAGCCAATTGTCGGGAGGTCAGCGACAGCGTGTCGCCTTGGCCCGCGCGTTGGCCGTGGAACCAAAGCTGTTGCTGTTGGATGAGCCGTTCGGAGCGTTGGATGCCAAGGTTCGGAAGGAACTCCAGCGCTGGTTACGTCGGCTTCATGACGAGCTGCACATTACCGGCATTTTTGTTACCCATGACCAGGAGGAGGCGCTAGAAGTCGCCGATCGTGTGGTGGTGATGCATCAGGGGAATGTCGAACAGATCGGCACGCCCGACGAAGTCTATGAAAAACCAGCCAATCCTTTTGTTTATCGCTTCCTAGGGGATGTCAACATGTTCCATGGACGTATTTTTGAGGAACAAACCGTACCGGAAGGGTCTGAAGGAACATCAGTCGAGTTGACGAGTACGGTTGCGGAGCACGAAGTGACGTTCGTTCGTCCTCATGACTTAGAACTCAACCGATCTCGTACGAATGATGATCAGTTTGAAGCGACTGTGCGGTATGTTCTTACTGCTGGGTCTCGAGTTCGTGTTGAATTGAAGGTTCAAGATTCGGAGGAGACCATCGAAGTCGAGTTAACCAAAGAACGATATCGCGAGCTTGATCTTCGTGAAGGTGAAATTGTGTTCGTGCATCCGCGGCATCGGCAGGTTTTTAAGGTGCCGCAAACATAA
- the galE gene encoding UDP-glucose 4-epimerase GalE, whose translation MIFVTGGAGYIGSHTCVELLRAGYDLTVFDNFSNSHPESLERIQRIAGKQLRFIHGDIRDRAALVTALRDSGAQAVIHFAGLKAVGESVQQPLSYYDNNVVGSLRLLETMGLCGVKTLVFSSSATVYGAPQRLPLTEDHPLSTTNPYGQTKLTVEHILRDVQHSDASWRIGILRYFNPVGAHASGLIGEDPQGTPNNLMPFVAQVAVGRRPHLNVFGNDYPTSDGTGVRDYIHVVDLAIGHLKALETLERAKHQTECLTVNLGTGTGYSVLEIVRAFEQTCGKPVMYKIAPRRPGDVAACYADPSKAIALLGWQAKRSLADMCADTWKWQSLNPHGYNPPR comes from the coding sequence GTGATCTTCGTGACGGGCGGTGCCGGATATATTGGGTCTCATACCTGTGTCGAGCTGCTCCGGGCGGGATACGACTTGACCGTCTTCGATAATTTCTCTAACAGCCACCCCGAATCACTCGAGCGGATACAACGAATCGCAGGGAAACAGCTCCGCTTCATCCATGGGGACATCCGCGACCGGGCGGCGCTGGTGACGGCGCTGCGCGATAGCGGCGCACAAGCGGTGATTCATTTTGCCGGTCTCAAGGCCGTCGGCGAGTCGGTTCAGCAGCCGTTATCCTACTACGACAATAATGTCGTCGGGTCTCTACGCCTGTTGGAAACCATGGGCCTCTGCGGAGTCAAGACACTGGTGTTCAGTTCCTCCGCCACGGTCTACGGTGCCCCCCAGCGGCTGCCGCTGACGGAAGATCATCCTCTCTCGACAACCAATCCCTACGGGCAAACGAAACTGACGGTGGAGCACATCCTGCGTGATGTACAGCACAGCGATGCGTCGTGGCGCATCGGGATTCTCCGGTACTTCAATCCAGTCGGTGCGCATGCCAGCGGATTGATCGGTGAAGATCCACAGGGTACGCCAAACAACTTGATGCCTTTTGTGGCGCAAGTGGCGGTCGGTCGCCGCCCGCACCTGAACGTGTTCGGGAATGACTACCCCACATCGGACGGGACCGGCGTGCGCGACTACATCCACGTCGTGGATCTCGCTATCGGCCACCTCAAGGCACTGGAGACGCTTGAGCGCGCGAAGCACCAGACGGAATGCCTTACGGTCAATCTCGGAACCGGAACCGGGTACAGCGTACTGGAGATTGTCCGGGCATTCGAGCAAACCTGCGGCAAGCCGGTGATGTACAAGATCGCGCCTCGGCGACCCGGGGACGTTGCAGCCTGTTACGCCGACCCCAGCAAGGCGATTGCCCTGCTTGGCTGGCAAGCGAAACGGAGCCTCGCTGACATGTGCGCCGATACATGGAAGTGGCAGAGCCTGAATCCGCACGGATACAATCCTCCCCGTTAG
- a CDS encoding metal-dependent hydrolase: MASAFSHAFVALTLGKITSHRAITWPVLLTGAVCSMVPDLDVIGFAFGIQYGDLWGHRGMTHSFFFAGLLSAALVAGFYRNRARAAQLRIFVYLFLCTASHGVLDALTNGGLGVAFFSPFDTSRYFFPVRPVAVSPIGIENFFNGSAVQILASEVIWIWLPTISVFLIFQGIQRLRIDRS, translated from the coding sequence ATGGCTTCAGCCTTCTCTCACGCGTTCGTGGCGCTCACACTCGGCAAGATCACATCGCATCGTGCCATTACATGGCCTGTTCTCCTGACCGGTGCCGTCTGTTCCATGGTACCGGATCTCGATGTGATCGGCTTTGCCTTCGGGATTCAGTACGGTGACCTCTGGGGCCACCGAGGCATGACCCATTCGTTCTTCTTTGCCGGACTGCTCAGTGCAGCTCTCGTGGCAGGGTTCTATAGAAACCGAGCAAGGGCAGCACAGCTGAGAATCTTTGTGTATCTCTTTCTCTGCACAGCATCACATGGTGTTCTCGACGCGCTGACGAATGGAGGACTCGGCGTGGCGTTCTTTTCTCCGTTCGACACGAGCCGATATTTCTTCCCGGTGCGACCGGTCGCCGTATCACCAATCGGTATCGAAAACTTCTTCAATGGAAGCGCTGTTCAGATCCTCGCCAGTGAGGTCATATGGATTTGGCTCCCGACCATCTCGGTGTTCCTCATTTTTCAAGGGATTCAGCGTCTAAGGATCGACCGGTCTTGA
- the cysT gene encoding sulfate ABC transporter permease subunit CysT, with protein MNLILKQPSVLPGFGLTLGFSIFYLSVIVLIPLSGLFVKTSALSWGQFWETITTARAIASYQLTFGASLVGALINGLFGSIIAWVLVRYRFPGRALIDALVDLPFALPTAVAGITLAAIYASNGWLGRYLDLFGIKVAFTPLGVLVALTFIGLPFVVRTVQPVLQDLDKEVEEAATTLGANRWQTFRAVIVPELWPALLTGMAMAFARAVGEYGSVIFIAGNMPMKSEITPLLIMTKLEQYDYTGATALGVVMLVVSFVLALAINLLQWWSSARYMNQ; from the coding sequence ATGAATCTTATCTTGAAACAGCCCAGCGTGCTTCCCGGATTTGGCCTTACACTGGGATTTTCGATTTTCTACCTCAGTGTCATCGTACTGATTCCGCTCAGCGGACTCTTTGTCAAGACGAGTGCCTTGTCGTGGGGCCAGTTTTGGGAGACCATCACAACCGCTCGAGCGATAGCCTCCTACCAACTGACATTCGGTGCTTCGCTGGTGGGAGCGCTTATCAACGGCCTGTTCGGGTCGATTATTGCCTGGGTGCTGGTCCGGTACCGCTTTCCTGGGCGGGCCCTCATTGATGCCCTTGTGGACTTGCCATTTGCCCTGCCGACGGCGGTCGCCGGCATTACGCTGGCCGCCATCTATGCCTCGAATGGTTGGCTCGGACGCTATCTCGATCTCTTCGGCATCAAAGTGGCGTTCACTCCGCTGGGTGTCTTGGTCGCACTGACGTTCATCGGGTTGCCCTTCGTGGTTCGCACCGTACAGCCGGTACTGCAGGATTTGGATAAAGAAGTTGAAGAGGCGGCCACCACGCTTGGAGCCAATCGATGGCAAACGTTTCGAGCGGTCATCGTGCCGGAACTGTGGCCGGCGCTCCTCACGGGAATGGCCATGGCCTTCGCCCGTGCCGTCGGAGAATATGGGTCCGTTATCTTCATCGCAGGCAATATGCCGATGAAATCGGAGATCACTCCGCTCCTGATCATGACCAAATTAGAACAGTATGACTATACCGGGGCCACTGCCCTGGGCGTGGTCATGCTGGTGGTCTCGTTTGTCCTGGCCTTGGCGATCAATCTGCTTCAATGGTGGAGCAGCGCTCGCTACATGAATCAATAG
- the cysW gene encoding sulfate ABC transporter permease subunit CysW produces MSSLSNTADKSLQWKDSITTESSSVRRLLIGAATLHLTLFLLIPLTAIFAEALKHGLAGYFDSFANDDALAAIRLTLLVAGIAVPLNAVFGVAAAWAIAKFDFVGKQILISLIDMPLAVSPVISGLIYVLLFGAQGWLGPWLAEHEIKIIFALPGIVLATIFVTVPFVARELIPLMQAQGREEEEAALTLGAPGWQMFTRVTLPNIKWSLLYGLILCNARAMGEFGAVSVVSGHIRGLTNTMPLHIEILYNEYNAVAAFSVASLLTLLALVTLIAKTVIERKTVSHNQRKSGLS; encoded by the coding sequence ATGAGTTCCCTCAGCAACACCGCCGACAAGAGCCTGCAGTGGAAAGACTCGATCACGACGGAGAGTTCGTCTGTCCGCCGACTGTTGATCGGCGCAGCAACCTTGCACCTCACACTTTTTCTCCTCATTCCCTTGACGGCGATTTTTGCTGAAGCATTGAAGCATGGACTGGCTGGGTATTTCGACTCTTTCGCAAATGATGATGCGCTGGCCGCTATCCGTTTGACGCTTCTAGTGGCTGGTATCGCCGTACCGCTGAATGCCGTGTTCGGGGTCGCCGCAGCCTGGGCCATCGCAAAGTTCGATTTCGTCGGCAAACAAATTCTGATTTCCCTGATCGATATGCCATTGGCCGTCTCGCCGGTCATCTCGGGCTTAATCTACGTGTTGCTCTTCGGCGCGCAAGGGTGGCTGGGCCCGTGGCTGGCCGAGCATGAGATCAAGATCATTTTTGCATTGCCCGGAATCGTCCTTGCGACGATCTTTGTCACCGTGCCGTTTGTCGCGCGTGAGCTCATCCCACTGATGCAGGCACAGGGGCGAGAGGAAGAGGAAGCGGCGCTCACCCTGGGGGCTCCCGGGTGGCAGATGTTCACCCGTGTCACATTGCCGAACATCAAATGGAGCCTGCTCTATGGGCTCATCCTATGCAATGCGCGCGCGATGGGAGAGTTCGGTGCGGTCTCGGTCGTCTCCGGCCATATTCGTGGATTGACGAATACGATGCCCCTGCATATCGAAATTCTGTACAACGAGTACAACGCGGTTGCGGCGTTCTCGGTCGCATCCCTCTTGACCCTGTTGGCGCTCGTCACCCTGATCGCGAAAACAGTGATTGAACGAAAAACCGTCTCTCACAATCAACGAAAGAGTGGACTGTCATGA